In Mastomys coucha isolate ucsf_1 unplaced genomic scaffold, UCSF_Mcou_1 pScaffold20, whole genome shotgun sequence, one DNA window encodes the following:
- the LOC116099828 gene encoding 40S ribosomal protein S4, X isoform-like: MKAGSRIQAEKPLNSERALPASRQQMARGSPAYWKGPGWAGFLGGARSSPHSAVLWEGEGRISACCSAMARGPKKHLKRVAAPRHWMLDKLTGVFAPRPSAGPHRLRECLPLAIFLRNRLKYALTGDEVKKICMQRLIKVDGKVRTDVAYPAGFMDVISIDKSGENFRLVYDTKGRFAVHRITPEEAKYKLCKVKKVFVGTKGIPHLVTHDARTIRYPDPLIKVNDTVQISLDSGKITDAIKFDTGNLCMVTGGANLGRIGIITNRERHPGSFDVVHVKDANGNGFATRLSNIFVIGKGNKPWISLPRGKGIRLTIAEERDKRLAAKQSG, from the coding sequence ATGAAGGCAGGTAGTAGAATTCAAGCAGAAAAGCCCCTTAATTCAGAGCGTGCTCTTCCGGCCTCCCGCCAGCAGATGGCGCGAGGAAGTCCCGCCTACTGGAAAGGACCCGGATGGGCGGGGTTTCTCGGCGGCGCGCGCAGCTCGCCTCATTCCGCTGTGCTCTGGGAAGGAGAAGGCCGAATTTCCGCTTGCTGCTCCGCCATGGCTCGTGGTCCCAAGAAACACCTGAAGCGTGTGGCGGCCCCGCGTCACTGGATGCTGGACAAACTGACCGGCGTGTTCGCGCCCCGTCCGTCTGCCGGCCCGCACCGCCTGCGGGAGTGCCTGCCGCTtgccatcttcctgaggaacaggCTTAAGTATGCTCTGACGGGCGACGAGGTGAAGAAGATCTGCATGCAGCGGCTCATTAAGGTCGACGGCAAGGTCCGCACCGATGTGGCCTACCCAGCGGGCTTCATGGATGTCATCAGCATCGACAAGAGCGGCGAAAACTTCCGCCTTGTCTACGACACCAAGGGCCGCTTCGCGGTACACCGCATCACGCCCGAGGAGGCCAAGTACAAGCTGTGCAAGGTGAAGAAAGTCTTCGTGGGTACCAAGGGCATCCCGCACCTCGTGACGCACGACGCGCGTACCATCCGCTACCCTGATCCGCTCATCAAGGTCAACGACACCGTGCAGATCTCGCTAGACAGCGGCAAAATCACCGATGCCATCAAGTTTGATACCGGCAACCTATGCATGGTAACCGGAGGCGCCAACCTGGGGCGCATCGGCATCATCACCAACCGCGAGCGCCACCCTGGCTCCTTTGACGTGGTCCATGTGAAAGATGCCAACGGCAATGGCTTCGCTACCCGCCTCTCCAACATCTTCGTGATCGGGAAGGGCAACAAGCCGTGGATCTCCCTCCCCCGCGGAAAAGGAATCCGCCTCACCATCGCcgaagagagagacaagaggctGGCGGCCAAGCAGAGCGGGTGA